The genomic interval AACGTCTGCACCCGCTTCTCCAGGAGGCCCATGACCTCCAGGCGCAGCGGACCGCCCGGCGCTGAACTCAAGGCGCGCACATGAGCACGCGGAGAAAGGCGCCTGACCTCCATTTCGTGGGACATTCCCGGGGGGCCTCCGCTTCGACGCTGACGAATCGAGGCAGGCCCGCCTGGAGACTTCCGTTGACGAACCGCCTCGACCCCCGCCGACTCGAGACCTTCCGCGTGGTGGCGACCACGGGGCAGGTATCCGCGGCGTCCCGATTGCTGCACCTGTCCCAGCCCGCCGTCACCGCCCAGGTCCGGCAGCTCGAGCGTGAATGCGGCCAGCCCCTGTTGGTGCGAACCGCGCGCGGCGTGCGACTCAACGAAGCGGGGCAGCGCCTGCTGGCCTATGCGCAACGGCACCATCAGCTCCTGGAAGAGGCCGCGCTCGCGGTGGCGGGGGAAGACGTCCTGAAAGGGGAGCTCGTGCTGGCCGCGAGCACCACGCTGGCCAGCTACGTCGTCCCGGACCTGCTGGCGTCCTTTCTGCGGGTGCATCGAGGGCTCCAGGTGCGTCTGGAGGTGGGCAACTCCGAACAGGTGCTCGGATGGGTGGCTGATGGGCGCGCGCCGCTGGGATTGGTGGAGGGCCATGCGCGCGCCGCTGGACTTCGCCTGGAGCACTACCTGGACGACGAGCTGCTGCCCGTCGTCTCCACCCACGCTCCGGCGGAGCTTCTCCAGGTGCGCACCGTCGACATGCTCCAGACGGTGCCGCTGCTCTGGCGCGAGCTGGGGTCGGGCACGCGCGCCGTGCTGGAGCGGGCGTTGAAGCGGGCAGGTGTGAGACGAGGTCCCCAGGCGGGAGACCTCCAGCTCGGCGGCACCGAGACCATCAAGGGCGCGGTGGCCGCGGGGCTGGGCGTGGGATTCCTCTCACGCTGGAGCATCCAGGCGGAGCTGAGCTCGGGGCGATTCCGAGTGCTCCCACTGCCAGACCTGCGGGTGCGGCGCACCTTCTCCTGGGTGCTACCGGTGGATGCCCCGGCGGGTGTCGCGGGCCACTTCCTGCGCCATGCGCGCGCGGTGCCCCCGTCGCTGTCCCATTCGTGAAGGCGGGCCTCATGTGATGACGTGAAGGACCAGCGCGCCCAGGCTCAGGCCCGCCATGCAGAGCCACAAGGCAACGCCCTGAGCCAGCGGCTTGATGCCCACGGAGCGAAGGGCCTGCCGCGAGAAGCCTGTCCCGATGAGGAACAGGGTCAGCACCAGGACTCGCTGGGACACGTGGGTCACCACCAGC from Myxococcus stipitatus carries:
- a CDS encoding LysR family transcriptional regulator; protein product: MTNRLDPRRLETFRVVATTGQVSAASRLLHLSQPAVTAQVRQLERECGQPLLVRTARGVRLNEAGQRLLAYAQRHHQLLEEAALAVAGEDVLKGELVLAASTTLASYVVPDLLASFLRVHRGLQVRLEVGNSEQVLGWVADGRAPLGLVEGHARAAGLRLEHYLDDELLPVVSTHAPAELLQVRTVDMLQTVPLLWRELGSGTRAVLERALKRAGVRRGPQAGDLQLGGTETIKGAVAAGLGVGFLSRWSIQAELSSGRFRVLPLPDLRVRRTFSWVLPVDAPAGVAGHFLRHARAVPPSLSHS